The Pseudosulfitobacter pseudonitzschiae genome includes a region encoding these proteins:
- a CDS encoding HAD family hydrolase has product MSAIKGIVFDKDGTLFDFSATWEAWAEAFLLRVCKGDRTQATQVGNSIGFDLPTRSFARDSIVIAGTPAEVVAVLAPQFPDIAKPALLDMLNEEAELAPQAEAVPLSPLLTALRARDLRLGVATNDAQAPALAHLNGAGVADCFDFIAGFDSGFGGKPAPGQLLAFCEATGLPPKTVVMVGDSTHDLHAGRAADMRTVAVLTGLADAAALAPLADVVLPDIGHLPAWLDAQG; this is encoded by the coding sequence ATGAGCGCGATCAAAGGCATCGTATTCGACAAGGACGGCACCCTGTTCGATTTCTCCGCCACATGGGAGGCTTGGGCCGAGGCGTTTTTGCTGCGCGTCTGCAAGGGTGACCGAACTCAGGCGACCCAAGTGGGCAACAGCATCGGGTTCGATCTGCCCACCCGCAGCTTTGCCCGCGACAGTATCGTGATCGCGGGCACGCCAGCCGAGGTGGTCGCGGTTCTGGCCCCTCAGTTTCCCGACATAGCCAAGCCCGCCTTGCTGGATATGCTGAATGAAGAGGCCGAGCTTGCCCCGCAAGCCGAGGCCGTGCCGTTGTCCCCGTTGCTGACGGCCCTGCGCGCGCGCGATCTGCGGCTTGGTGTGGCTACCAACGATGCCCAAGCGCCGGCGCTTGCGCATTTGAACGGGGCAGGCGTGGCTGATTGCTTTGATTTTATTGCTGGCTTTGACAGCGGCTTTGGGGGCAAGCCCGCGCCGGGGCAGCTGCTGGCCTTTTGCGAGGCCACAGGTCTGCCCCCCAAAACAGTGGTGATGGTGGGCGACAGCACCCATGATCTGCATGCTGGCCGCGCCGCTGACATGCGCACGGTTGCGGTGCTGACGGGTCTGGCCGACGCGGCAGCGCTGGCGCCCCTTGCCGATGTGGTTTTGCCCGACATTGGCCATCTGCCCGCGTGGCTGGACGCCCAAGGCTGA
- a CDS encoding DUF983 domain-containing protein, giving the protein MTEPPLTEPQAPTEQKAFPAMLRGWRNRCPNCGRGRLLKGYLKVAPSCTVCRQDLTQFKAEDGPAYLTILIVGHLMAPALHFAFVTWRPEPLVLFTIFAVGCVALSLYLLPRLKGAIVGFKWARKMTDDATPA; this is encoded by the coding sequence ATGACAGAGCCCCCCCTGACAGAGCCGCAGGCCCCGACCGAGCAAAAGGCGTTTCCCGCCATGCTACGCGGTTGGCGGAACCGCTGCCCCAACTGCGGGCGTGGTCGATTGCTCAAGGGATATCTCAAGGTCGCACCGTCCTGCACGGTCTGTCGCCAGGATCTGACCCAGTTCAAGGCAGAAGATGGTCCCGCCTATCTGACCATTCTGATTGTCGGCCACTTGATGGCACCGGCGCTGCATTTCGCCTTTGTGACGTGGCGTCCCGAGCCTTTGGTGCTTTTTACCATCTTTGCGGTTGGCTGTGTCGCATTGTCGCTTTACCTTCTGCCCAGACTGAAAGGGGCCATTGTCGGCTTCAAATGGGCCCGCAAGATGACCGACGACGCCACACCGGCGTAA
- a CDS encoding DMT family transporter: MSLWIPITLAAAFFQTLRFVLQKKLATTQLSAAGATFARFLYSAPLVAVLAYVYFQSTGQAQPPLTAAFWLYGAFGGLAQVLATVCVVMLFKARNFAVGITFKKTEVIQTVLVGWVLLGEGVSLPGFGAIALGLFGVLLLSAPPDLVRWGLRDLANRAAGLGLLSGVLFAVSGVCYRGASLQLPLEDPLARAGLTLACVTAMQLAGMALWLRLREKGEITAVWRARRVAVWIGLTSLLGSFCWFTAFTLQNVAYVNALGQVELIFSLMATVLFFHERVTLREWAGMAVLGASILMLVLVI; encoded by the coding sequence ATGAGCCTCTGGATTCCCATTACACTTGCCGCCGCCTTTTTCCAAACGCTGCGCTTTGTTCTGCAAAAAAAGCTGGCCACGACGCAACTGTCTGCGGCAGGGGCCACTTTTGCGCGGTTCTTGTATTCCGCGCCTTTGGTTGCAGTGCTGGCCTATGTCTATTTCCAAAGCACCGGACAGGCGCAGCCCCCACTGACCGCAGCATTCTGGCTTTACGGAGCCTTTGGAGGGTTGGCGCAGGTGTTGGCGACGGTCTGCGTTGTGATGTTGTTCAAGGCGCGCAATTTCGCGGTTGGTATTACGTTCAAAAAGACCGAAGTCATACAGACCGTTCTGGTGGGCTGGGTGTTGCTGGGCGAGGGCGTAAGCCTGCCGGGGTTCGGTGCGATTGCATTGGGGTTGTTCGGCGTTCTGCTGCTGTCCGCGCCGCCCGATCTGGTACGTTGGGGTCTGCGTGATCTGGCGAACCGTGCGGCGGGCTTGGGGTTGTTGTCTGGCGTCCTTTTTGCAGTATCGGGCGTGTGCTATCGTGGTGCATCGCTGCAATTGCCGTTGGAAGATCCGCTGGCGCGGGCAGGGCTGACGCTGGCCTGTGTGACTGCGATGCAGCTTGCGGGTATGGCCCTGTGGCTGCGGCTGCGTGAAAAGGGCGAGATCACCGCCGTCTGGCGCGCGCGCCGGGTGGCGGTGTGGATCGGGCTGACGTCGTTGCTGGGGTCGTTTTGCTGGTTCACGGCCTTCACCTTGCAGAACGTGGCCTATGTGAATGCACTGGGGCAGGTCGAGCTGATTTTCAGCCTGATGGCCACGGTGCTGTTCTTTCACGAACGGGTTACGCTGCGCGAATGGGCGGGGATGGCCGTGCTGGGGGCCTCGATCCTGATGCTGGTGCTGGTAATCTGA
- a CDS encoding fatty acid desaturase: MNTGLSTARPLATAGWEWPTITLFAGCYVVLVLALVWLVAVSLVLAGMAVAVALVLHSSLSHEILHGHPFPSQKVNTALGLVQPGLFIPFIRFRDTHLAHHRDARLTDPYDDPESNYLDPLVWARLPHWQQNIMRFNNTLLGRMTVGPLVGQWAFMRSDWAAIRSGDRAVLAGWLWHLPGAIIVLVAVVWSQMPLWVYMMAAYAALGILKIRTFLEHQAHARSRGRTVIVEDRGPLAFLFLNNNLHVVHHMHPRLPWYRLPALYAAHKARFLACNDGYMYRSYAQIFTRYFVKSKDPVAHPLWHRD, from the coding sequence ATGAACACCGGACTCAGCACCGCCCGCCCGCTTGCCACCGCAGGATGGGAATGGCCCACTATCACACTTTTTGCCGGATGCTATGTTGTGTTGGTGCTGGCGCTGGTCTGGTTGGTGGCAGTTTCGCTGGTGCTGGCGGGAATGGCCGTTGCCGTGGCGTTGGTGCTGCATTCATCGCTGAGCCACGAGATTTTGCACGGTCATCCGTTCCCGTCGCAGAAGGTGAACACGGCGCTGGGCCTTGTGCAGCCTGGGCTGTTTATTCCGTTCATACGCTTTCGCGACACCCATCTGGCGCATCACCGTGATGCGCGGCTGACCGATCCTTATGACGATCCCGAAAGCAACTATCTGGATCCCTTGGTCTGGGCGCGGCTGCCGCATTGGCAGCAAAATATTATGCGGTTCAACAACACGCTTTTGGGGCGGATGACTGTGGGGCCGCTGGTGGGCCAGTGGGCGTTCATGCGCAGCGACTGGGCGGCGATCCGCAGTGGTGACCGCGCGGTGCTGGCCGGATGGCTGTGGCACCTGCCCGGGGCGATCATCGTGCTGGTGGCAGTGGTCTGGTCGCAGATGCCGTTGTGGGTCTATATGATGGCGGCCTATGCGGCGTTGGGGATCCTGAAAATCCGCACCTTTCTGGAACATCAGGCCCACGCGCGCAGCCGTGGGCGCACAGTGATCGTCGAAGATCGCGGGCCGCTGGCATTTCTGTTTCTTAACAACAACCTGCATGTGGTGCATCACATGCACCCGCGTCTGCCCTGGTATCGGTTGCCCGCATTATATGCAGCCCACAAGGCCCGCTTTCTGGCCTGCAATGACGGTTATATGTACCGATCTTATGCGCAGATTTTCACGCGGTACTTTGTAAAGTCGAAAGACCCTGTCGCGCATCCGCTCTGGCACAGGGACTGA
- a CDS encoding NUDIX hydrolase, which yields MTAEPQIDKSQIRHAATVILLRDRWTSPRILMGQRGAKAVFMPNKFVFPGGAVDAGDYHVPLAGALPQGCAARIAEDSAPEMAHALSVAAVRELFEETGQVLGQPGNWDVPVPRDWTDFAATGHVPHASALQFVFRAITPPGRPRRFDARFFLVDADTLVTDPDDFSAASDELSHLQWVGLDDVRSFDMPFITEVVLSEVQKRAQSLEPPESVPFFKNNEEENLFLRLRGHLPTD from the coding sequence ATGACCGCCGAACCACAAATTGACAAAAGCCAGATCCGCCACGCCGCCACTGTTATTTTGCTGCGCGACCGTTGGACCAGCCCGCGCATCCTGATGGGGCAGCGCGGTGCCAAGGCCGTATTCATGCCCAACAAATTCGTCTTCCCCGGCGGTGCGGTGGATGCGGGCGACTATCATGTACCGCTGGCAGGTGCCCTGCCCCAAGGCTGTGCCGCGCGCATCGCCGAAGACAGCGCTCCCGAAATGGCCCATGCCCTGTCGGTGGCCGCCGTGCGCGAACTGTTCGAGGAAACGGGTCAGGTGCTGGGCCAGCCCGGCAACTGGGATGTTCCTGTGCCAAGGGATTGGACCGACTTTGCCGCCACCGGCCACGTCCCCCACGCCTCGGCGCTGCAATTCGTATTTCGCGCCATCACCCCGCCGGGCCGCCCGCGCCGCTTTGATGCGCGTTTTTTTCTGGTTGACGCCGACACATTGGTGACCGACCCCGACGATTTCTCTGCCGCCTCGGACGAACTGTCGCATTTGCAATGGGTCGGCCTGGACGATGTGCGTAGCTTTGACATGCCGTTCATCACCGAAGTGGTGCTGAGCGAAGTGCAAAAGCGCGCGCAATCGCTGGAACCACCCGAAAGCGTGCCGTTCTTCAAGAACAACGAAGAAGAGAACCTGTTTTTACGTCTGCGTGGTCACTTGCCCACCGACTAG
- a CDS encoding trimethylamine methyltransferase family protein translates to MTQVPPRRTRSGGRAGAARRRGGEVIEQMPWNPPLLVDRPVEPLTDEGVYAIHDGAMRILEEIGIEFLNHEALEILRTAGCTIDGENVRMGRDMVMEYLALAPDTFTLTPRNPDRAITIGGNHMNFGNVSSPPNYWDLELGRKVPGTREMCQNLLKLSQYFNCIHFVGGYPVEPVDIHASVRHLDVLYDKLTITDKVAHAYSLGPERVEDVMEMVRISGGWTHEEFEASPKMYTNINSTSPLKHDIPMLDGWMRLARRNQGLVVTPFTLAGAMAPVTMAGAVAQSLAEALCAVVLAQIIRPGAACAIGTFTSNVDMKSGAPAFGTPEYMRATQMTGQLARFYKLPMRSSGVCAANVPDGQAMWETSNSLWAAVQSGSHMVYHAAGWLEGGLIASPEKFIMDCEVLQQIQRYLDPALWATGPDEIALDAIKSVGNAGHFFGIQHTQDRYTTAFYQPFLSDWKNYEGWEAAGGIWTPERAHHIFKDIIANFEEPPMDDAIRAELADFVARRKSEGGAPTDY, encoded by the coding sequence ATGACCCAAGTCCCTCCCCGCAGAACCCGCAGCGGCGGCCGTGCAGGCGCCGCCAGACGCCGCGGTGGCGAAGTGATCGAACAGATGCCGTGGAACCCGCCCCTGTTGGTGGACCGCCCCGTAGAGCCGCTGACCGACGAGGGGGTCTATGCCATCCACGACGGTGCGATGCGCATTCTCGAAGAGATCGGCATAGAGTTTCTGAATCACGAGGCACTTGAGATTTTGCGCACGGCAGGCTGCACCATTGACGGCGAAAATGTCCGTATGGGCCGTGACATGGTGATGGAATACCTCGCCCTCGCGCCGGACACCTTCACGTTGACGCCGCGCAACCCCGACAGGGCCATCACGATCGGCGGCAACCATATGAACTTTGGCAATGTGTCCAGCCCGCCCAACTATTGGGATTTGGAACTGGGCCGCAAGGTTCCCGGCACCCGCGAGATGTGCCAGAATCTGTTGAAACTCAGCCAGTATTTCAACTGCATCCACTTTGTTGGCGGCTATCCCGTCGAGCCTGTGGATATACATGCTTCGGTGCGGCATCTGGACGTGCTGTATGACAAGCTGACGATCACCGACAAAGTTGCCCATGCCTACAGCCTTGGACCGGAGCGGGTCGAAGACGTAATGGAAATGGTGCGCATTTCCGGTGGCTGGACCCACGAAGAATTCGAAGCCAGCCCCAAGATGTACACCAACATCAACTCTACCTCGCCGTTGAAACACGACATTCCGATGTTGGATGGCTGGATGCGTCTGGCGCGGCGCAATCAGGGGCTGGTGGTCACGCCCTTCACGCTGGCTGGGGCCATGGCACCCGTGACGATGGCGGGCGCTGTGGCGCAATCGCTGGCCGAGGCGCTGTGCGCGGTGGTGCTGGCGCAGATCATCCGCCCCGGTGCGGCCTGCGCCATTGGCACCTTTACGTCGAATGTGGACATGAAATCGGGCGCGCCCGCGTTCGGCACGCCAGAGTATATGCGCGCGACCCAAATGACGGGCCAGCTGGCGCGGTTCTACAAACTGCCAATGCGGTCCAGCGGTGTGTGTGCTGCAAATGTACCGGATGGGCAGGCAATGTGGGAAACCTCGAACAGCCTGTGGGCGGCAGTGCAATCGGGGTCGCATATGGTGTATCACGCGGCAGGCTGGCTGGAAGGAGGGCTGATTGCGTCGCCCGAAAAGTTCATCATGGACTGCGAGGTGCTGCAACAGATCCAGCGGTATCTGGACCCTGCACTTTGGGCGACGGGACCGGACGAGATTGCGCTGGACGCGATCAAATCGGTGGGCAATGCGGGCCACTTCTTTGGCATCCAGCACACGCAAGACCGCTATACCACGGCGTTCTACCAGCCGTTTCTGAGCGATTGGAAGAACTACGAAGGTTGGGAGGCCGCAGGCGGCATCTGGACACCCGAGCGGGCACACCACATTTTCAAAGATATCATCGCCAATTTCGAAGAACCGCCAATGGACGACGCAATCCGCGCCGAGCTGGCGGACTTTGTTGCACGACGAAAGTCCGAAGGTGGTGCGCCGACGGATTACTAG
- a CDS encoding EF-hand domain-containing protein, with protein sequence MKHTTFIAAILGAAVTVTGTTVLAERAGAGEHMRPSFSDMDTNADGQISLEEITARGEARFAKIDTDGDGMFSEAEAVAAATERAKERHARMVERMDADKDGKLALDEMKPKGDRGARMFERADADNSGGISEEEFAAVTKKMDQHMRKGHKDGHKNWRGKMGDKPVKD encoded by the coding sequence ATGAAACATACAACATTCATCGCCGCCATTCTTGGTGCCGCCGTGACGGTCACAGGGACCACAGTTCTGGCCGAGCGCGCAGGTGCCGGCGAACACATGCGCCCCAGCTTTTCCGACATGGACACCAACGCGGATGGCCAGATTTCTCTGGAAGAGATCACGGCGCGCGGCGAAGCCCGCTTTGCCAAAATCGATACCGATGGTGACGGCATGTTCAGCGAAGCCGAGGCCGTTGCAGCAGCGACCGAGCGTGCAAAAGAACGTCACGCCCGAATGGTCGAGCGGATGGACGCAGACAAGGACGGCAAGCTGGCCCTTGACGAGATGAAACCCAAGGGCGACCGCGGGGCCAGAATGTTCGAACGTGCGGACGCCGACAACAGCGGCGGCATTTCGGAAGAGGAATTCGCCGCGGTCACCAAAAAGATGGACCAGCACATGCGCAAGGGTCACAAAGACGGCCACAAAAACTGGCGCGGCAAAATGGGCGACAAGCCCGTCAAAGACTGA
- a CDS encoding helix-turn-helix domain-containing protein produces MNEINDKRARADLFRRRLAQAMQSTGTTQSGLAREIGTDRSTLSQALKDEGARLPGAHVVGACASALGVSCDWLLGLSDRPESAADLLSAAFVLTHAPRALIDETIFSWHREAAGYKIRHVPAALPDMLKTQEMLEWEYSPHLGRTITQAINASRDRLDWMRSSQSDYEIAMPLYELHSFATGTGYYHGLPAPVRRAQLHQLIELTEQLYPRLRVTLFDARRLYATPITIFGPLLAVLYTGGHYMAFRDRPRIETLTTDFDMLIRQASITARDMPVHLTELRPLIC; encoded by the coding sequence ATGAATGAAATTAACGACAAACGCGCCCGCGCCGACCTGTTCCGCCGCCGTCTGGCGCAGGCGATGCAGAGCACCGGCACCACGCAAAGCGGACTTGCCCGCGAAATCGGCACTGATCGCTCCACCCTGTCCCAAGCGCTAAAGGACGAAGGTGCCCGCCTGCCTGGTGCGCATGTGGTGGGCGCATGTGCGTCAGCCTTGGGGGTATCCTGCGACTGGTTGCTGGGCCTGTCCGACCGGCCTGAATCCGCAGCCGACCTGCTTTCTGCAGCATTCGTGCTGACCCATGCGCCGCGCGCCCTGATCGACGAGACCATCTTCAGTTGGCACCGCGAGGCCGCAGGTTACAAAATCCGCCATGTGCCAGCCGCCCTGCCCGACATGCTGAAAACCCAAGAGATGCTGGAATGGGAATACAGCCCCCATCTGGGCCGCACCATCACCCAAGCGATAAACGCCTCGCGCGACCGGCTTGACTGGATGCGTTCGTCGCAATCCGATTATGAAATCGCCATGCCGCTTTACGAACTACACAGTTTCGCAACCGGCACCGGCTATTACCACGGCTTGCCCGCGCCTGTGCGTCGGGCCCAGTTGCATCAGTTGATCGAACTGACCGAACAGCTTTATCCGCGCCTGCGGGTCACCCTGTTCGACGCGCGCAGGCTTTATGCCACGCCCATCACCATCTTCGGTCCTCTGCTAGCCGTGTTATACACCGGCGGCCACTACATGGCGTTTCGCGACCGCCCGCGCATTGAAACACTGACGACCGACTTTGACATGCTGATCCGTCAGGCCTCGATCACCGCGCGCGATATGCCCGTGCATCTGACAGAACTCCGCCCGCTGATCTGCTAA
- a CDS encoding periplasmic heavy metal sensor: MDKTAKTPRARAPRWMRIAFGVSLALNLAVAGMLVGTFARFGGPPSRASSSINYAMPYMRALPRETQRDIFRAMRDQLPAESGGRQARRALYAEMIEALKADPFEPARVQSILELQNTTAVAVQSAAHTAWLDRVSAMSFEDRIAYAGAVSEVMRHGKRKKDKPGKD, from the coding sequence ATGGATAAGACTGCAAAAACACCCCGTGCCCGCGCCCCGCGCTGGATGCGCATCGCTTTTGGTGTCTCGCTGGCGCTGAATCTGGCGGTGGCGGGGATGCTGGTGGGCACTTTTGCACGCTTTGGCGGGCCGCCTTCACGAGCCTCAAGTTCAATCAACTATGCAATGCCCTATATGCGTGCCCTGCCGCGTGAGACGCAGCGCGACATTTTTCGCGCGATGCGCGACCAACTGCCCGCAGAATCCGGTGGCCGTCAGGCCCGCCGCGCGCTTTATGCCGAGATGATCGAGGCGCTCAAGGCCGATCCGTTTGAACCTGCGCGTGTGCAATCCATTCTCGAACTGCAAAACACAACCGCTGTCGCAGTGCAAAGTGCCGCACATACCGCATGGCTGGACCGCGTCAGCGCCATGTCGTTCGAGGACCGCATCGCCTATGCCGGTGCGGTCAGCGAAGTTATGCGCCACGGCAAACGCAAAAAGGACAAACCCGGCAAGGACTGA
- a CDS encoding diguanylate cyclase: MHAKILIVDAIATNRIVLKVKLAAAHYEVLQASNLAEAARLAAVTPPDLVICAADLPDGTAVDLVGLLNTQAQSKRMPVLAVAPGISAAARLGLLEVGVDDVVMDIYHDTLLLARVRSMLRAHNAETEWQIRDDTTRALGLAENRAAFIRTPDVTVVCPTLWHGAKTLATLRPHVVARLNAAVPHTALDSHNHNAVGAPVKNADVFILITDSATADQMLALVSSIRSHAATRHCPILLVYPEDEPILAARALDLGVNALTQSDPDPKEVAIRVRDLMQRKQVADQLRATVRTGLEAAVCDPLTGLHNRRYALPHLARLAERAGIAGRPFALMLADLDHFKQVNDIYGHATGDAVLVETAHRLRENLRAVDLLARVGGEEFLIVLPGVDLGDARRAARRLCRQIGCTPFDTAGDIAPIKVTVSIGLAIGGLSGDAALAVGHPEKAAQVLLDRADKALYAAKVKGRNCVTLSRPAA; encoded by the coding sequence ATGCATGCCAAGATCCTGATCGTTGACGCGATTGCGACCAACCGGATCGTGCTCAAGGTCAAACTTGCAGCTGCGCATTACGAGGTATTGCAGGCCAGCAACCTTGCCGAAGCCGCGCGGCTGGCTGCGGTCACGCCCCCCGACCTGGTGATTTGTGCCGCCGATCTGCCGGATGGCACTGCGGTTGATCTGGTCGGACTGCTGAACACACAGGCCCAGTCAAAGCGTATGCCGGTGCTGGCCGTGGCACCGGGTATCAGCGCTGCGGCGCGTCTGGGCCTGTTAGAGGTTGGGGTCGATGATGTGGTCATGGACATCTATCACGACACCCTTTTGTTGGCGCGGGTGCGCAGCATGTTGCGGGCTCACAATGCCGAAACCGAATGGCAAATCCGCGACGACACTACCCGCGCACTGGGTTTGGCTGAAAACCGTGCTGCGTTCATTCGCACGCCGGATGTCACGGTGGTGTGCCCAACGCTATGGCACGGCGCAAAGACACTGGCCACCCTGCGCCCGCATGTGGTCGCCCGGCTAAACGCCGCCGTGCCGCATACTGCACTGGACAGTCACAACCACAACGCTGTCGGTGCGCCTGTGAAAAATGCCGACGTTTTTATCCTGATCACGGACAGTGCCACCGCCGATCAGATGCTGGCGCTGGTGTCGTCGATCCGCAGCCATGCGGCGACGCGGCATTGTCCGATCCTGCTGGTCTATCCCGAAGACGAGCCGATTCTGGCAGCGCGGGCCTTGGATCTGGGTGTGAACGCCCTCACGCAAAGCGACCCTGACCCCAAAGAGGTGGCGATACGGGTGCGCGACCTGATGCAGCGCAAACAGGTCGCAGACCAGTTGCGCGCCACCGTGCGCACCGGATTGGAGGCTGCGGTCTGCGATCCGCTGACCGGACTGCACAACCGGCGCTATGCGCTGCCACATCTGGCGCGACTGGCCGAACGGGCGGGCATTGCGGGGCGTCCCTTCGCGCTGATGCTGGCCGATCTGGATCACTTCAAACAGGTCAACGATATTTATGGCCATGCCACGGGTGACGCCGTGCTGGTAGAGACGGCACACCGCCTGCGCGAGAACCTGCGCGCGGTCGATCTGTTGGCGCGTGTGGGCGGCGAAGAGTTTCTGATCGTCCTGCCGGGTGTCGACTTGGGCGATGCGCGCCGTGCGGCGCGGCGGCTGTGCCGCCAGATTGGCTGCACACCGTTCGACACCGCAGGGGATATCGCGCCGATCAAGGTAACCGTCAGCATCGGGCTGGCCATTGGTGGCCTTTCCGGTGATGCGGCGCTGGCGGTGGGACATCCCGAAAAAGCGGCGCAGGTGTTGTTGGATCGCGCCGATAAGGCGCTCTATGCTGCCAAGGTGAAGGGCCGGAATTGCGTGACCTTAAGTAGGCCTGCGGCTTAG
- a CDS encoding DUF3572 domain-containing protein, whose product MTERNSAETVALQALAWLAGNEDLLPVFQGASGAGADDLRTGASDPAFLGSVLDFVMMDDVWVVAFCDASGLSYDAPMRARAALPGGEQVNWT is encoded by the coding sequence ATGACTGAGCGAAATTCCGCAGAGACAGTGGCCTTGCAGGCGCTGGCATGGCTGGCGGGCAACGAAGATTTGTTGCCGGTGTTTCAGGGGGCCAGCGGCGCCGGTGCCGACGATCTGCGCACAGGCGCATCTGATCCGGCCTTTTTGGGATCGGTTCTGGATTTTGTGATGATGGACGACGTTTGGGTCGTCGCGTTTTGTGATGCCTCGGGGCTGTCCTACGATGCACCGATGCGCGCTCGCGCGGCGCTTCCGGGTGGTGAACAGGTCAATTGGACATGA
- a CDS encoding RNA polymerase sigma factor: protein MDMPLDQDTQTDDAELLARYARGDTAATRTLTLRLTPRVFGHAFRVLGDRAEAEDVAQDAMLRLWKIAPEWQVDRAQVSTWLYRVTANLCTDRLRKRRTGPALDDIAEPADPAPGVEGQMQTRARMDALTAALQTLPERQRQAVVLRHIEGLANPEIADILDVGVEAVESLTARGKRALKAALAPQKQALGYSDDS, encoded by the coding sequence ATGGACATGCCACTGGATCAGGACACTCAGACCGACGACGCCGAATTGCTGGCGCGCTATGCGCGTGGCGACACGGCGGCGACACGGACGCTGACCTTGCGGTTGACGCCACGGGTTTTCGGCCATGCCTTTCGCGTTCTTGGCGACCGCGCCGAGGCCGAGGATGTGGCACAGGATGCGATGCTACGCCTGTGGAAGATCGCGCCCGAATGGCAGGTCGACCGCGCGCAGGTGTCCACCTGGCTTTACCGCGTGACGGCCAACTTGTGTACCGACCGTCTGCGCAAAAGGCGCACCGGTCCTGCGCTGGACGACATCGCCGAGCCCGCAGACCCCGCCCCCGGCGTGGAGGGGCAGATGCAGACCCGCGCGCGTATGGACGCATTGACGGCAGCGTTGCAAACCCTGCCGGAACGACAACGTCAGGCCGTGGTTTTGCGCCACATCGAAGGCTTGGCGAACCCCGAGATTGCGGACATTCTGGATGTGGGTGTCGAAGCGGTGGAAAGCCTGACCGCACGGGGAAAACGGGCACTCAAGGCGGCATTGGCTCCGCAGAAACAAGCGTTGGGGTATTCCGATGACAGCTGA